One stretch of Candidatus Baltobacteraceae bacterium DNA includes these proteins:
- a CDS encoding citrate synthase, with amino-acid sequence MPEETRKFKLLDERGNLIADLPVYKGTYGYDVVDVRKLLGDTGYCTFDPSFGSTAACRSTITYIDGDQGILLYRGYPIDQLAEKSTYLEVCYLLLFGELPTKVELEQFRWEIKHHTMVHEQLLRFYGGFRRDAHPMAIMLGVVGALSAFYPDSTDVFDPQHRIISIYRLIAKMPTIAAAAHKYALGQPMVYPRNDLTYPANFMRMMFSVPAEEYTVNPVFAKAVRALLILQADHEQNASTSTVRTVGSSRANPFACVAAGISSLWGPLHGGANEEVIKMLEVIGEKKRIPDFIKRAKDKDDSFRLMGFGHRVYKSYDPRAKVMKQICEEVLKEIGHEHDPLLEIAVELEKIALSDEYFVSRKLYPNVDFYSGIVMRAIGIPENMFTAVFAVSRTVGWLAQWKEMIEDPDQRITRPRQLYCGPERRDYVAVEKRVTGSDGRPMTSGKPMPSEPTVVGGT; translated from the coding sequence GTGCCTGAGGAAACCCGAAAATTCAAGCTTTTGGACGAACGAGGCAACTTGATCGCCGATTTGCCCGTCTACAAGGGGACGTACGGATACGACGTCGTTGACGTGCGCAAGTTACTCGGAGACACCGGTTACTGCACGTTCGATCCCAGCTTCGGAAGCACGGCTGCCTGTCGCTCGACGATCACCTATATCGACGGCGATCAAGGCATCTTGCTTTATCGCGGCTATCCGATCGATCAGCTTGCAGAGAAGAGCACGTATCTTGAAGTCTGCTATTTGCTGCTCTTCGGCGAGCTGCCCACCAAAGTCGAGCTCGAGCAGTTCCGTTGGGAGATCAAGCATCACACGATGGTGCACGAGCAGCTGCTGCGCTTTTACGGTGGCTTCCGCCGCGACGCGCATCCAATGGCGATCATGCTCGGCGTGGTGGGCGCGCTTTCCGCCTTCTATCCCGACAGCACGGACGTCTTCGATCCGCAGCACCGCATCATCTCGATTTATCGCCTGATCGCGAAGATGCCGACGATTGCGGCCGCCGCGCACAAGTACGCGCTCGGGCAGCCGATGGTCTATCCGCGCAACGACCTCACATATCCGGCAAACTTCATGCGCATGATGTTCTCAGTTCCGGCCGAGGAATATACGGTCAATCCGGTCTTTGCGAAGGCCGTGCGCGCGCTCTTGATCCTGCAAGCCGATCACGAGCAGAACGCCTCGACCTCGACCGTTCGCACGGTCGGTTCCAGCCGCGCGAATCCGTTCGCCTGCGTCGCAGCCGGCATCTCGTCACTCTGGGGACCGCTGCACGGCGGCGCCAACGAAGAAGTGATCAAGATGCTTGAGGTCATTGGGGAAAAGAAACGCATCCCCGATTTTATCAAGCGCGCGAAAGACAAAGACGATTCGTTCCGTCTCATGGGCTTCGGTCACCGCGTCTACAAGAGCTACGATCCACGAGCGAAAGTCATGAAGCAGATTTGCGAGGAGGTGCTCAAGGAGATCGGACACGAGCACGATCCGCTGCTCGAAATCGCGGTCGAGCTCGAGAAGATCGCGCTCAGCGACGAATATTTCGTCTCGCGCAAGCTTTACCCGAACGTCGACTTCTATTCGGGCATCGTGATGCGTGCGATCGGAATCCCCGAAAATATGTTCACGGCCGTGTTCGCCGTCTCACGCACGGTCGGTTGGCTCGCGCAGTGGAAAGAGATGATCGAGGATCCGGATCAGCGCATCACGCGTCCGCGTCAGCTGTATTGCGGTCCGGAAAGACGCGACTACGTTGCCGTCGAGAAACGCGTAACCGGAAGCGACGGCCGGCCGATGACGAGCGGCAAGCCGATGCCTTCCGAACCGACGGTGGTCGGCGGAACCTAA
- the hisB gene encoding imidazoleglycerol-phosphate dehydratase HisB, which yields MVEARRASVERNTKETQITLRLDLAPGPIEVDTGVKFFDHMLASLATHAGLGLVVVAKGDGMDHHHVIEDVGIALGRALHEALGEKRGIARFGSMMVPLDDALVAGSIDLSGRSYLNFAVKFTAEDLGDMKTEMVAEFFRALTDNGRFNLHLVQMSGHVNHHLCEAAFKAFARSFAQAKMITGGDILSTKGVLE from the coding sequence ATGGTTGAAGCACGCCGTGCTTCGGTCGAACGGAACACGAAGGAGACCCAGATCACCCTCCGCCTGGACCTCGCGCCCGGGCCGATCGAGGTAGACACAGGGGTCAAGTTCTTTGACCATATGCTCGCGTCGCTGGCCACGCATGCGGGCCTGGGGCTGGTCGTCGTTGCCAAGGGCGACGGCATGGACCACCATCACGTGATCGAGGACGTCGGGATCGCGCTCGGTCGAGCTCTGCATGAGGCGCTCGGTGAGAAACGCGGGATCGCGCGGTTCGGCTCGATGATGGTGCCGCTCGACGACGCGCTCGTCGCAGGGAGCATCGATCTCTCGGGGCGTTCGTACCTTAATTTTGCCGTCAAGTTCACGGCCGAAGATCTCGGCGATATGAAAACCGAGATGGTCGCCGAGTTCTTCCGAGCCCTAACCGATAATGGCCGCTTCAATCTCCACCTGGTGCAGATGAGCGGCCATGTTAATCATCATCTCTGTGAGGCGGCGTTCAAAGCCTTCGCCCGCTCGTTCGCGCAAGCGAAGATGATTACGGGCGGCGACATTCTTTCAACCAAAGGCGTTCTCGAGTAA
- a CDS encoding D-alanine--D-alanine ligase, with product MPVKRPKVAVVMGGTSTEREISIASGSNVLRALDKLGYPARSLDFDKNFIENIRELAPDVVFNALHGPGGEDGMIQGVLEWLGLPYTGSGILACALAMDKHVTKKILSAEGLPTPNWDAYDLGDGALPLLPGSLDLPLVVKPRNEGSSTGVTLVKTHEQWTQAMIVASTRAHNAQVLAEEYIAGREFSCGVLDDEALPVVEITSGDDFLTYDAKYTPGGSRHLCPAPIDDDLAARIKMLALTVHRLIGLRDYSRSDFIVSKEGRPYILEVNALPGMTQNSLIPDEAAVAGISYEALVDRLVGLALGRRLKGKVPQTNVG from the coding sequence ATGCCCGTAAAGCGACCAAAAGTCGCCGTCGTCATGGGCGGTACGAGTACCGAACGCGAGATATCGATCGCGAGCGGCTCGAACGTTTTACGCGCGCTCGACAAGCTCGGCTATCCCGCCCGCTCGCTCGATTTCGACAAGAATTTCATCGAAAATATTCGCGAGCTCGCACCCGACGTCGTGTTCAATGCCCTGCACGGCCCGGGCGGCGAAGACGGCATGATTCAAGGCGTTCTGGAGTGGTTGGGCTTGCCGTATACGGGCAGCGGAATTCTTGCATGCGCGCTCGCGATGGACAAGCATGTCACGAAAAAGATTTTATCCGCCGAAGGTCTACCGACGCCGAATTGGGATGCCTACGATCTGGGTGACGGTGCGCTTCCGCTCTTGCCCGGCTCACTCGATTTGCCGCTCGTCGTCAAACCGCGCAATGAAGGTTCGAGCACCGGCGTCACGCTCGTGAAAACGCACGAGCAGTGGACGCAAGCGATGATCGTCGCGAGCACGCGCGCGCACAACGCGCAAGTCCTCGCAGAAGAGTATATTGCGGGACGCGAATTTTCATGCGGAGTTTTGGACGACGAAGCGCTGCCGGTCGTCGAGATCACCTCCGGCGACGACTTCCTGACGTACGACGCCAAATACACGCCGGGCGGAAGCCGGCATTTGTGCCCTGCGCCGATCGACGACGATCTGGCCGCACGCATCAAGATGCTGGCCCTCACCGTGCACCGGCTCATCGGATTGCGCGACTACTCCCGCAGCGACTTCATCGTCTCCAAAGAGGGCCGGCCGTACATCCTCGAGGTTAATGCGCTTCCGGGCATGACGCAGAACAGTTTGATCCCCGACGAGGCGGCCGTAGCCGGAATCTCGTACGAAGCGCTGGTCGACCGTTTGGTAGGGCTCGCCTTGGGCCGCCGGCTGAAGGGCAAGGTCCCCCAAACGAACGTCGGGTAG
- the murB gene encoding UDP-N-acetylmuramate dehydrogenase, with translation MSRIGDRERKELADRFGERAAFDEPLAPFTSWKIGGPADALVSIESTDEVAFVLRLCVRRGIAWFVLGSGSNLLVGDGGIRGIVLRLGGEYSSLAVDATSEAGTVLVRAGAAASLSLLTAQAASAGARGIGSIAGVPGSVGGALRMNAGTDREMGDFVRDVWIQTPSKPDAHAVTPQYFYRRTSLARDAVVSHVTLAFERAEPAEVRGEMQRRLVRRKETQPLQFPNAGSCFRNPEGNHAGRLIEEVGAKGWRVGGAEVSRLHANFIVNVDGATAQDVTTLLARVRRAVHERFAVDLELEVHLVGEFICP, from the coding sequence GTGAGCCGCATCGGCGACCGCGAGCGGAAAGAGCTCGCGGATCGTTTCGGGGAGCGCGCTGCGTTCGATGAACCGCTGGCGCCGTTCACGTCGTGGAAAATCGGTGGGCCCGCCGACGCGCTTGTCTCGATCGAATCGACCGATGAGGTCGCGTTCGTGCTGCGGCTGTGCGTGCGGCGAGGCATCGCTTGGTTCGTCCTTGGCAGCGGATCGAATCTGCTCGTCGGCGACGGCGGAATTCGTGGAATCGTCCTGCGGCTCGGCGGCGAGTACTCCTCGCTCGCGGTGGACGCCACGTCTGAAGCCGGGACGGTCCTCGTCCGGGCGGGCGCGGCTGCGTCGTTGTCGCTGCTCACCGCGCAGGCGGCATCCGCGGGAGCGCGCGGAATCGGCTCGATCGCGGGGGTTCCTGGGAGCGTCGGCGGTGCGCTGCGAATGAACGCGGGAACCGATCGGGAGATGGGCGACTTCGTGCGCGACGTGTGGATTCAAACGCCGTCGAAACCCGACGCGCACGCCGTCACGCCGCAATATTTTTATCGCCGCACGTCGCTCGCGCGCGACGCCGTCGTCTCGCACGTCACCCTCGCCTTCGAGCGCGCCGAACCGGCCGAAGTGCGTGGCGAGATGCAGCGCCGTCTCGTGCGCCGCAAGGAAACGCAACCGCTCCAGTTTCCAAACGCCGGCTCGTGTTTTCGCAACCCGGAAGGCAACCACGCGGGACGTCTGATCGAAGAGGTCGGCGCTAAGGGGTGGCGGGTCGGGGGAGCCGAAGTCTCACGCCTGCACGCGAACTTCATCGTCAACGTCGATGGCGCGACGGCCCAAGACGTCACGACGCTTCTCGCGCGCGTGCGGCGTGCGGTGCACGAACGTTTCGCCGTCGACCTCGAATTGGAAGTGCACTTGGTAGGCGAGTTCATATGCCCGTAA
- the murC gene encoding UDP-N-acetylmuramate--L-alanine ligase produces the protein MTHLVGIGGIGMSAIARLLLARGEKVTGSDVKQTPLIQKLRGEGALINIGHRPENIKGATRLIVSSAIDKKNPEYAHAVELKIPVTTRGQMLAELTAGKKTIAVAGTHGKTTTTAMIAKVLEYGGLDPTVAIGGEPIDSGMNARLGKGEWFVTESDESDGSFLHLNPTVAVVTNIENDHIRFESEWQAMLGTFKRFVAKAPHDGLLVAGVDNQYSDEIARSQNTVPVLAYGINAWQADLHATIDTYEDFGTHTTISLRGTTLGTLRLRVPGEINVQNALAAIAIGMHLGMPFQSVADALDEFSGVRRRFEFLLREKDLSVVDDYAHHPTAVRETIKTARRYHKGPLVVAFEPHRYSRTRYLAREFAEALSGADHVILAPIYAASEPPIDGVTSRSIGEPLAARGTDVTYVKDVKALPDALKITAPAGSLVLILGAGAITESAQKFAAR, from the coding sequence GTGACCCATCTCGTAGGGATCGGCGGAATCGGAATGAGCGCAATCGCGCGATTGCTGCTCGCACGCGGTGAAAAAGTCACCGGTTCGGACGTCAAGCAGACGCCGTTGATCCAAAAGCTCCGCGGCGAAGGCGCGCTCATCAACATCGGGCATCGTCCGGAAAACATCAAAGGTGCTACGCGCCTCATCGTCAGCTCCGCGATCGACAAGAAGAATCCGGAGTATGCGCACGCCGTCGAGCTGAAGATTCCGGTGACGACGCGCGGACAGATGCTGGCCGAGCTAACCGCCGGCAAGAAAACGATCGCCGTCGCCGGAACGCACGGCAAGACGACGACGACCGCGATGATTGCGAAGGTCTTGGAATACGGCGGCCTTGATCCGACGGTCGCAATCGGCGGCGAACCGATCGATTCCGGAATGAATGCGCGCCTCGGGAAAGGCGAATGGTTCGTCACCGAGAGCGATGAGTCCGACGGCTCGTTCCTGCATCTGAATCCGACCGTGGCCGTCGTCACGAACATCGAGAACGATCACATTCGCTTCGAGAGCGAATGGCAAGCCATGCTCGGAACGTTCAAGCGCTTCGTGGCGAAAGCTCCACATGACGGCCTGCTCGTCGCAGGCGTCGACAATCAATACAGCGACGAGATCGCGCGAAGCCAGAATACCGTCCCGGTGCTCGCGTACGGCATCAACGCGTGGCAGGCAGATTTGCACGCAACGATCGACACGTATGAAGATTTCGGCACGCATACCACGATCTCGTTGCGCGGAACGACGCTCGGAACGTTGCGCTTGCGCGTGCCGGGCGAGATCAACGTGCAAAATGCGCTGGCTGCGATTGCAATCGGGATGCACTTGGGAATGCCGTTTCAAAGCGTGGCTGACGCGCTTGACGAGTTTTCGGGCGTTCGCAGGCGCTTTGAATTTCTGTTGCGCGAGAAAGACCTCAGCGTCGTCGACGATTACGCGCACCACCCGACGGCCGTGCGCGAAACGATCAAAACGGCACGGCGCTATCACAAAGGCCCGCTCGTGGTCGCCTTCGAGCCGCATCGCTACTCACGCACGCGCTATCTGGCGCGTGAGTTTGCGGAGGCGCTCTCGGGAGCGGATCACGTCATCCTCGCGCCGATCTACGCGGCCTCTGAACCGCCGATCGACGGCGTGACTTCGCGCTCGATCGGAGAACCGCTGGCTGCGCGCGGAACCGACGTAACCTACGTCAAGGACGTTAAAGCGTTGCCGGACGCATTGAAGATCACGGCACCCGCGGGCTCGCTCGTCCTCATATTGGGCGCCGGCGCGATTACGGAGAGCGCGCAGAAGTTCGCCGCGCGGTGA
- a CDS encoding UDP-N-acetylglucosamine--N-acetylmuramyl-(pentapeptide) pyrophosphoryl-undecaprenol N-acetylglucosamine transferase — MRAVITGGGTGGHIYPGLAIDAALRDDCTARGEEYTSVFFGTRRGLESTIVTKAGVPLELIPSRPLARRLSAQLIATVGANAAGLAVAGRALARFRPDVVIASGGYVGFPVVAAARAMRTARRINPVLTLLEENALPGLTNRLLGPLVDEVWTASWTAPDAFKGKAVVTGIPVRSEFKALVPKQRAREQLEIDSHAHAMVVLVLGGSQGARSINNAVIDLVTSRGVPAPWWIVHVCGERDYDAMKARIGEKRPSRFTLVPYLDDPSPAYAAADLIVARAGASTLAELAATGRASLLVPYPHASEDHQNANARFFSESGASRLLHDAELSGDVLFYALSEALVPERIEAMAKCAGALAPADATAMIVRRVRNLREGRGVTGTERNRP, encoded by the coding sequence TTGCGCGCGGTTATTACAGGCGGTGGCACCGGCGGACATATCTATCCTGGTTTGGCGATCGATGCGGCCTTGCGTGACGACTGCACGGCACGTGGCGAAGAATACACGTCGGTGTTCTTCGGAACGCGGCGCGGACTCGAAAGCACGATCGTGACGAAAGCCGGCGTCCCACTCGAATTGATCCCGTCGCGACCGCTTGCGCGCCGTCTGTCGGCGCAGCTGATTGCAACCGTCGGTGCCAACGCCGCCGGACTCGCCGTTGCCGGGAGAGCGCTTGCGCGCTTTCGTCCGGATGTCGTGATCGCGAGCGGCGGATATGTCGGCTTTCCGGTCGTCGCTGCAGCGCGTGCGATGCGAACGGCGCGCCGCATCAATCCTGTGCTGACGCTGCTAGAAGAAAACGCACTGCCCGGACTTACGAACCGCCTTTTGGGTCCGCTCGTCGATGAAGTCTGGACGGCGAGCTGGACGGCGCCCGACGCGTTTAAAGGAAAAGCTGTCGTCACCGGCATTCCGGTGCGCTCCGAATTCAAGGCGCTCGTGCCCAAGCAGCGTGCGCGCGAGCAGCTCGAAATCGACTCGCACGCGCATGCGATGGTCGTCCTCGTTCTCGGCGGCAGTCAAGGTGCGCGCTCGATCAACAACGCGGTGATCGACCTCGTAACGAGTCGCGGCGTGCCCGCGCCCTGGTGGATCGTGCACGTCTGCGGAGAGCGCGACTATGACGCGATGAAAGCCCGCATCGGCGAAAAGCGCCCAAGCCGTTTTACGCTCGTACCGTATCTCGACGATCCGTCGCCGGCCTATGCGGCGGCCGATCTCATCGTGGCACGTGCCGGCGCATCGACGCTCGCCGAGCTGGCGGCGACCGGCCGTGCCTCGCTGCTCGTTCCATATCCGCACGCATCCGAAGATCACCAGAATGCCAACGCGCGCTTCTTTTCGGAGAGCGGCGCGTCGCGGCTGTTGCACGACGCGGAGCTGAGCGGCGACGTCCTGTTTTATGCGCTGAGCGAAGCGCTCGTCCCGGAGCGGATCGAGGCAATGGCAAAATGCGCCGGGGCGCTTGCGCCTGCCGATGCAACGGCGATGATCGTGCGCCGCGTCCGCAATCTGCGCGAGGGCCGCGGGGTTACCGGTACAGAAAGAAACCGTCCGTGA
- the ftsW gene encoding putative lipid II flippase FtsW translates to MTSGPDTPRPPDAALVAIVGALVALGLVMVFSASSATAYAFHHDTAYFLKRQLMWLVVALICAAIAYKLDYRILRRVDAAILIAAMLALVAVLVPHVGIVSGGARRWIGAGGFQFEPSEFSKLALIVYLAAAISRRQERIRSLTRGLWPLLIVTFALAALVLVEPDMGTATLVVFTAFTIMFIAGARVPHLVAVVLATAPFVIFEIFASPYKRARILAFLDPWKDPQNTGFHIVQSLLALGSGSLFGVGLGLSRQKFFYLPEQYTDFIFAIVGEELGLLGALFVIALFICFAYRAIKIALAAPDQFGFFLVVGCTALIVIQAFVNIGVTTSSWPVTGVPLPFISFGGSSLIVSLVAVALILNVGRSRGSVPMRRSVS, encoded by the coding sequence TTGACCTCGGGTCCCGACACGCCTCGTCCGCCTGACGCCGCGCTCGTCGCGATCGTCGGTGCGCTCGTCGCACTTGGTCTCGTGATGGTGTTCAGCGCCTCGAGCGCCACCGCATACGCCTTTCATCACGACACCGCGTACTTTCTGAAGCGGCAGCTTATGTGGCTGGTCGTGGCGCTGATCTGCGCCGCGATTGCGTACAAGCTCGACTATCGCATCTTGCGACGGGTCGACGCCGCGATCTTGATCGCCGCGATGCTTGCGCTCGTCGCCGTGCTCGTTCCGCATGTCGGCATCGTTTCCGGCGGTGCGCGCCGCTGGATCGGAGCGGGCGGTTTTCAATTCGAGCCCTCCGAGTTTTCGAAGCTGGCCCTGATCGTCTATCTCGCAGCCGCAATCAGTCGCCGGCAAGAACGGATTCGCTCGCTGACGCGCGGACTGTGGCCGCTCTTGATCGTGACGTTCGCGCTTGCGGCGCTCGTGCTCGTCGAGCCCGACATGGGTACCGCGACGCTGGTCGTGTTCACGGCCTTCACGATCATGTTCATTGCCGGCGCACGCGTCCCACATCTCGTTGCCGTCGTGCTCGCGACGGCGCCGTTCGTCATCTTTGAGATCTTCGCGAGCCCGTATAAACGGGCGCGTATTCTTGCGTTTCTCGATCCGTGGAAAGATCCGCAAAATACGGGCTTCCACATCGTGCAATCGCTGCTCGCGCTCGGAAGCGGCAGTCTATTCGGCGTCGGACTGGGACTTTCGCGGCAGAAGTTCTTCTATTTGCCCGAGCAATACACCGATTTCATCTTCGCCATCGTCGGCGAAGAGCTCGGTTTGCTTGGCGCACTGTTCGTGATTGCGCTCTTCATCTGTTTCGCGTATCGCGCCATCAAGATCGCGCTCGCGGCGCCGGATCAGTTCGGGTTTTTCTTGGTAGTCGGCTGCACCGCGCTGATCGTGATTCAAGCCTTCGTCAATATCGGCGTGACGACGTCGTCGTGGCCGGTCACCGGCGTCCCGCTACCGTTCATTTCGTTCGGTGGGAGCTCGCTGATCGTCAGCCTCGTCGCCGTTGCGCTGATCTTGAACGTGGGTCGCTCCCGCGGATCCGTACCGATGCGACGCTCGGTGAGTTGA
- the murD gene encoding UDP-N-acetylmuramoyl-L-alanine--D-glutamate ligase, protein MIAGFERVLVIGLGKSGRSSARVLTEIGSKIWATDEGPEENLTSAIAELKKLEATFVAAGNIEEILGELDAAVLSPGVPLNSALVRRVQSARVPVYSEIEVAFRLCKAPIIALTGTKGKTTTTALVGHILRGSNKKARVGGNIGNPLIEEAFAAEPSDWVVAEVSSFQLESIRSFKPRISAIINISPDHLDRYFSMDEYAEAKFRIFANQNAGDTFVGNLDDERICTLAEGEGAIRVKCRALWYSREPHRNSTLYLRNNEKVVYAPPTGDPRPIDIMDVDEIPLLGEHNVDNVMAATLMALSAGVAPKKIRESVKSFAALPHRLTEVAEIGGVRYIDDSKATNPGSVIAALRTFDDGHIVLIAGGKAKGTDFSDLGKAVSSRTRAVVLIGAAAEEMASVIKRAKVVRADSMEHAVDAASELAKPGDVVLLSPGCASFDMFASAEARGEAFVAAVRRLERGTEAVH, encoded by the coding sequence ATGATTGCCGGATTCGAGCGCGTTCTCGTCATCGGTCTCGGAAAGAGCGGACGTTCAAGCGCGCGCGTACTGACCGAAATCGGCTCGAAAATTTGGGCGACGGACGAAGGTCCCGAAGAGAACTTGACGTCGGCGATTGCGGAGCTAAAGAAGCTCGAAGCAACGTTCGTTGCCGCCGGCAATATCGAAGAGATTCTCGGCGAGCTCGACGCTGCGGTGCTCTCACCCGGCGTCCCGCTGAATTCTGCGCTCGTGCGCCGCGTGCAAAGCGCCCGGGTCCCGGTTTACAGCGAGATCGAGGTCGCTTTCCGTTTGTGCAAAGCGCCGATCATCGCGCTCACGGGCACGAAGGGCAAAACCACGACAACGGCGCTCGTCGGGCACATTTTACGCGGCTCGAACAAGAAAGCGCGCGTCGGCGGCAACATCGGCAATCCGCTGATCGAAGAAGCCTTCGCTGCCGAGCCTAGCGACTGGGTCGTGGCCGAAGTCTCGTCGTTCCAGCTCGAATCGATCCGCAGCTTCAAGCCGCGCATCTCCGCGATCATCAATATCTCGCCCGATCATCTGGATCGCTACTTCTCGATGGACGAGTATGCGGAAGCCAAATTCCGTATCTTTGCCAATCAGAACGCCGGCGACACGTTCGTCGGAAATCTCGACGACGAGCGGATTTGCACGCTCGCCGAAGGCGAAGGCGCGATCCGTGTGAAGTGCCGCGCGCTCTGGTACTCGCGCGAGCCGCATCGAAATTCAACTCTCTATCTGCGCAACAACGAAAAGGTCGTCTACGCACCGCCGACCGGTGATCCGCGTCCGATCGACATCATGGACGTCGATGAGATACCGCTGCTCGGCGAACACAACGTCGACAACGTCATGGCGGCAACGTTGATGGCGCTTTCGGCCGGTGTTGCGCCCAAGAAGATTCGCGAAAGCGTAAAATCGTTCGCGGCCTTGCCGCACCGGCTCACCGAGGTCGCGGAGATTGGCGGCGTTCGCTACATCGATGACTCAAAGGCGACCAATCCGGGCTCCGTCATCGCGGCGCTTCGCACGTTCGACGACGGGCACATCGTCTTGATCGCCGGCGGTAAAGCCAAGGGCACGGATTTCAGCGATCTCGGAAAAGCGGTTTCGTCTCGTACGCGTGCCGTCGTGCTGATCGGTGCAGCCGCCGAAGAGATGGCGTCGGTCATCAAACGTGCCAAGGTCGTGCGCGCCGACTCGATGGAGCATGCCGTCGATGCCGCTTCAGAGCTGGCGAAGCCGGGCGACGTCGTTCTGCTCTCACCGGGTTGCGCATCGTTCGACATGTTCGCATCGGCGGAAGCGCGCGGTGAAGCGTTCGTTGCGGCCGTGAGACGTCTCGAACGTGGAACAGAGGCGGTGCATTGA
- the mraY gene encoding phospho-N-acetylmuramoyl-pentapeptide-transferase, producing the protein MSAAAAFGGALVAAFALGRPLINALRALSAKQTAYEDAPKTHQTKTGTPTMGGVLFLLGPIAALIAAPSAMTVALVVLVVACAAIGFADDMMGIRLGRNRGLRARTKLLATGVAAAGFVWIVLATQSGFQPSIFGLGEVSTAVFIILSICAIVATTHAVNLTDGLDGLAGGTIVPPLAVVAYVAFARGQNDVGIFELAMIGSVLAFLVYNFHPAKVFMGDTGSLALGAALAGGATLTGMQLVLILIGGVFAAEALSVILQVASFKMTKRRIFRMSPLHHHFELGGWPETKVTTRFWIASALCSLAGAALVTVRP; encoded by the coding sequence ATGAGCGCGGCGGCGGCATTCGGCGGTGCGCTCGTGGCGGCGTTCGCGCTTGGACGCCCGTTGATAAACGCTCTGCGGGCATTGTCCGCAAAGCAAACTGCGTACGAAGACGCACCCAAGACACATCAAACGAAGACCGGGACGCCAACGATGGGCGGCGTGCTCTTTTTACTCGGACCGATCGCTGCGCTGATTGCGGCGCCCAGCGCCATGACGGTTGCCCTCGTCGTTTTGGTCGTAGCCTGCGCGGCGATCGGCTTCGCCGACGATATGATGGGGATTCGCCTCGGACGCAATCGCGGGCTGCGCGCACGAACCAAGCTCCTGGCCACGGGTGTTGCCGCCGCCGGATTCGTATGGATCGTGCTTGCGACGCAATCCGGATTCCAGCCGTCGATCTTCGGCTTGGGAGAAGTCTCGACCGCAGTCTTCATCATTCTGAGCATTTGTGCGATCGTCGCGACGACGCACGCCGTCAACCTAACGGACGGACTCGATGGGCTCGCGGGTGGAACGATCGTGCCGCCACTCGCCGTCGTCGCCTATGTCGCGTTCGCGCGCGGACAGAACGACGTCGGCATCTTCGAGCTGGCGATGATCGGCAGCGTCCTGGCGTTTCTCGTCTACAATTTTCATCCGGCTAAGGTGTTCATGGGCGACACCGGGTCTCTCGCGCTCGGCGCTGCGCTTGCCGGGGGCGCAACCTTGACCGGAATGCAGCTCGTGCTGATCTTAATCGGCGGCGTTTTCGCTGCCGAGGCGCTCTCCGTGATTCTTCAAGTCGCTTCATTTAAGATGACGAAGCGACGTATCTTCCGTATGAGTCCTTTACACCATCACTTCGAGCTTGGAGGCTGGCCGGAGACGAAAGTGACCACACGATTTTGGATCGCCTCCGCGCTGTGCTCGCTCGCCGGCGCCGCTCTCGTAACGGTGCGCCCATGA
- a CDS encoding coenzyme F420-0:L-glutamate ligase, whose amino-acid sequence MTDSKLSVRERELPEGLVALPIRTRLVARGDDLVNVVAEATAGMLQPSDVVAISETALAIAQGRFIGAEYVRPSRLAYALARRAGAMATLSQPESMQLVIDRVGTPALLGAVAAHVVGRICGKRGVLYERLGEAIAEIDGYTGTMPPYEQAIVLGPEDPDAFAQACAQRLAAGCVVVDANDLRIAKVLGASTGVARSAVEHALLGNPHGNSDQQTPIVILKWRAQGASPLWE is encoded by the coding sequence TTGACGGACTCAAAGCTCTCCGTCCGTGAACGTGAGCTCCCCGAGGGGCTCGTCGCACTGCCGATTCGCACGCGCTTGGTTGCGCGCGGCGACGATCTCGTCAACGTGGTCGCGGAAGCGACGGCCGGCATGCTGCAGCCGAGTGACGTCGTTGCCATCAGTGAGACGGCGCTCGCAATCGCGCAAGGCAGGTTCATCGGGGCCGAATACGTCCGTCCATCGCGGCTCGCGTACGCACTCGCGCGGCGCGCGGGTGCAATGGCGACGCTCAGTCAGCCCGAATCGATGCAGCTGGTGATCGATCGCGTCGGAACGCCGGCCCTCCTCGGCGCCGTCGCCGCACACGTCGTCGGGCGCATCTGCGGAAAGCGCGGCGTTCTCTACGAGCGGCTCGGCGAAGCAATTGCGGAGATCGACGGCTACACCGGGACGATGCCGCCATACGAGCAAGCGATCGTTCTGGGTCCCGAAGATCCGGACGCGTTTGCGCAGGCGTGCGCGCAGCGTCTGGCCGCGGGCTGCGTCGTCGTCGACGCAAACGATTTGCGCATTGCGAAGGTGCTGGGTGCCTCGACCGGAGTCGCCCGTTCAGCCGTCGAGCACGCGTTGCTGGGAAATCCGCACGGAAACTCCGATCAACAAACGCCGATTGTTATCTTGAAGTGGCGCGCGCAGGGAGCGAGTCCATTATGGGAATGA